atggtaaaaaaaaaagaaaatttaATGTAAAAAGTAACCCAGGTATATAGCAAAACGCCGAGATGATCCAATCCAAACTAGTCTTTTGAGGTCGGATGTATGGAGCAGTGAGCAAAAGCGAGAAAGAGTTTCTCCTTGAGCGGTAGGGGGAGTGGTCAAGGCCCAAGACGAGACCAGCAGGAGACAAAAAGAGATAAGAAGACAAACATGGAacgaaatggaaggaagaagaaaaaataaaacgGTCTATCTGGTTCATGCGAGCAAGtaagcaagcaagcaatgTAGCGCCGAACATAGCAAGCATAGTACAGACAGGGTGCTGGAAGAAGATAAAACTCCGTGAAGAAGGCCCCGAATGACGAATGGAGAAAGCAAGCATGATAAGATAGGTATGGAGATAGAAGTGAATAGGCGACAAATAGATGACACCATGCGATGCAGATGCGGAGTGCTGCGcaggaaacaaaaaaagaaagttgTTCTCCGTTTGGGTTCACCTGCCGGattgtatgtatgtatgctTTGCTTTTTGATTTTGGACCCAATTTTATGTCGTTTCGTTTCGTTGTATCGCGTTTTGTATAGCAGTGCAAAGGGAGAATGGTGAGGAATAGGGTGGGGTGGACAACTTCTGATAGGACAAGCGGAGCGGCAGCTTAGAACGGGAATCCGCCTGGGAACCCGCGCtgtcctccgccgccgccgccgccgaaagGATGGCCGCCGCCAGCATGAGCGAAtccgccaccgccaccatTCATCATGTTGAAGAGAACGCTGGGGTCGATGTTGATATGGGTGCCTCCCATACCGCCCATGCCGCCCATTCCGCCCATTCCACCCATTCCACCCATACCGCCCATACCGCCCATACCGCCGAAACCGCCACCGCCGAACATATCTGCGGGGTCCATGAGATCTTCGCCGTTATCGTAGGCAGCGCGCTTCCTGTGGTAATAATTAGCAATCTGCGGAGGAAACAAAATCCAAGTCGGAAGGAAACATACTGAGGGTCAATGAGAGTCTCGTAAGCCTCGCCAATTTCCTTGAACATCTCGTCGCCCTTTTCGCCGTCACGGTTCTTATCTGGGTGATACTTAATGGCAAGCTTACGGTAGGCCTTCTTGAGATCTGTCTCATTCGCATCTTTGGAGACACCCAGGATCTTGTAGAAGTCTTTCCGCTGCGCCTTCTTGAGTTCAAATTCGGCACGGCGAATGTCCTCCCGAATGCCCTTTTCGCCGGGGTTGGCCTCAGCAACAGCCTTGTAGTCTGTGACGGCCTCTTGCCAATTACCAGCGCCGCCGTGGGCCTTGGCACGCATCTTCTGCGCCTTGAGGTATGTCGGGTCTAATCGAAGGGCTTCGGTGCAGTCGTTGACGGCATCATCGTACTCCTTAAGATTGATATAAGCTTGAGCACGGTTCTGAAGGATCTTGGCATTCATGTCCTTGTTGGCTTGGTCCACGTTGAGCGCCTGTGTGTAGAGCTCAATAGCCTTGCGGTAGTCCTTGGCCTTGAAAGCAGCATTTCCCTCTTCCTTTGTTCGCGTGAGCTTCTGCAGCATGCGAAGGAGTTTGATCGCGGCACTCATATCAGGGTCCAGTCCGAGACAAATCTTGAGCGACTTGAGCGCCTGATCCGTCTCACCCAGCCCGTAGTAGGCCCTCGCGCGAATCAGAAGTGCATCAGGGTCCTGGTTGTTTTCTCGGAGCATGTTGACAGCGATATCCTGGGCCTTTCCGAATGAGTTTCCTGTGGCCATCTTCAGTTGGGCCTCTGCCGTCATCAGCGTCCAGGCACGGGGTTCTTTCACGCCCCGACCAAGAAGTTGCCGCGCCTGATCAACGCAGTACAGCACCATGGAAACACCGCGGTTCTCAGACAAGGTGTCCTTCGCCTGATTGATGAAGCGAAGCATGTTTGTTGCGATTTGTCGGTCCGCGGCTGAGGCCGGAGGCTGGATGCGATCAAGCGCTTCAAGCGCTTCAGCAGGGCGACCTAGACTGGTTAAGGTACGGGCCAACCGGTGCAGAATTTTAGGGTTTCCGGGGTCCAGCTCGTCGGCTCGTTCTGCATCTTCAAGGGCTTCTAGGTATCGGTGGGCGGCCAAGTTCGCGGCAGCTCGGTTTGACCGGTAGATAGATGAATTGGAATTGAGTTCAATGGCTACTCAGCGTTAATAACCAAACCTAAAGACTCGAAATATGGCTAGGAAATGGCAAGCAAACCTTTGGTAAACTCTTCAATAGCCCTGTTGTAGTTTCCGTCCTTGAAAAATTTGTTCCCCGCCAACTTGCAAGAGTCGGCTTCGTCTGTGTTACCGCTGGAGCGATGGGGTGGCGGGGTCGGGCTTTGTTGGTGAGGCTGTTGCTCCCCGTTGGTTTGGGCTGGCTCGGAGGGGCTCCCAAGACGAGGGTCATTGCTGTCGATGTCCATCGAGCTGCGGGGgtcagcggcggcggcggccatGGCTGACAGGCGACGGAGCTCGTCGGGCGGAAGATTGAGCGGGTGAGAGTCGGGGTCGTGAGAGCTGCGATGGGGATTACGGGGCCGCGGCGCAAAGGCAGAGGCGGatgcagaggaagaggaacgagAGTGAGACttggagggggaagaagacttggacttggacttggaggacgaagacttctggggttgaggagaatgAGACGAGCGAGAGAAACCGAAGAAACTCTTCGAATGGACCATTTTCAACGGGGGGAGCGGGGCCGCTGATTGGTTGGCTCGATCGAAGATGAACGAAGGCGGTGGAATTATCGAGGAAttatcttcagcttcttgttcGCATCATTCAACAAGCAacaaaggaggagaaagagcaAAGGATCAAAGACCAGGAACAAAGAGCTGATAAAAAAACAGTCGGTCTGTTTCTGCTGAGCTGTCAGAGAATCTCATCGAACTCCGATAGTAGGCCCGCCGGCCTTGACAGGACAAGAATTCTGGAGGCTGGCTCCTTAGCGTGTGCTCGCACCAACAGTAGTACCCCATGGCCGTAGGCAAATCCGCTTGTTCCAATCATCCTAGGCGCCTGCAGAAGTTGTCACTTCCCCTTTAGATACGAATTCTTATTTGTCCATGACTAAAATATCTGTTGTTTGGACACCTCCGAGTGGGAAGCTGAAGGCCGGTTTGCCAGACCCCCAGCAGTTCGTAGGTGGAGAACGAGCAGGCACTCGGAGCATCAGACGGCTTTTGCTGTGTGGCCAATTTTGCCTTCAGCGGCCTGCCTCTAATGAGGTATTATTCTACTTCCTGCGGTTATTGGTATCATTGTGTTAGGCATCTGCGCCTGAAACAAGGTATCACAAGTATGTCCATGGACGTTTGGGTCCAATGCTGAAATTTCCGTATTTGGCCTGACACGGCGCCGCTTTTAGTGGGCACATCTATGACTCCATCACATCCACCCTCCACCCTCCACTATTTTATCATGATTTATAATAGGTCATATTAACGCACACAATAATAATTACGAGGaaatgcagctgcagcggGCTATCGACTCAGATTAAATTATCGTGCAGATAGCGCCCACTTAACAGGAGGCTGGCCAGGTCTGGGGTCTCCACTCAAAACTAATCACTATAACTTGTATGCATGACATTGGTATACAGCCCACAGCCGAATGATGCATTCCAAGTCTTAGGGTTACGACGGAGGACTATagaaggggggggggggtggAGGGCTGGTTCGCATTTCTGGAGGTGACAAACATGTAGTTATACCTACCTTAAATAGGTAGTGCTTTCCACACCACGAGCCTTACACATTGACTACGCCCAGCAAAGGAATACGAGAACCCAAGACATATTACGAACCAAAAGCAAATATAAAGTTAATGGTTGATTCATTTGAGGTATCTTCGCTGTGAAATGACACGCTAAAACTTCCAGGTATCAATTAAGTAATTCTCAACGCTAGCACAGCTGCGTAGATATGCAAGAACAGATCAACGAGTTTAGGAGTCTATGCCCCCGGACACGTGAGCTTCAATAGTGTCATAACGTCGTCTCTTTTATGTGAATTAATGGTTGTGGCGCGAAATGGTCCGGAGCGGCGAAAAGCGGTTGTAATGGCGGTTTCCCTTACACCTTGTGAAGTCGTAGGTGAAGTAGATTCACTAGAATAGTTCACATGCCTCATCCAACTCCAAGCCCCTCAGCTAACACGCCGCCCAATGGCGGCCCATCGAGATCCACGTTGTGGTATTTCCTCAGGGAGCACTCTTGCTACGGCGGGTAGAATAGGCCCTAGGGGCTGATCGAAGACATGTTGTTCGTAAGGTGGCGGGAGGTCCTCGGGCTCAGTATCAACCGCGAAATCCGCAGTTGGAGGGTATAGATTCGTCGATTGGGGTGGGTATGGGTTGGCCGGGTGTGGGGGATATGAATTTGTTGTTCGTGAAGGGAATTGTGACCCGGTGTTTGCGCCTGAGCCTGGACTTGATCTGGAATATTGCGGTCGTTGTGGTTGTGTTGGTGTCATTGTTCTAGTTGTCAAGACCCATATTTGTTCGCTTTCAATCCAGACAAGTTGGTGCGGTGATGATACACTGCTAGAATGGGTGCGTGGAGGTCGACACGGCGACAAGGTAGCGCCAGAGTGATGAGATACTCCACGGGATACTCCAGGGTGTAAAGATTGATTCGGAGGTGTGCGGTAGTTTTGCCTGGCGTTGTACTCGTTGGGATGGATGTTTGGCCGGAGTCCGTTGGATCCTGTGTTAGGGTATTTGCTGCGGGAGGCAATGGCGCTTGTCGATGCGGGCCTCGGAGGAAGGTCCCAGGTATTGGTATTCATCGGGCTCACAGGACTGAATGTGTCCTCCAGTCGAATATGGGGGACACTTGCCGCGCTTGGCGTGGGACTGGAGAATCTGGAGTCCCGGATGGGAGGGCCTTCTAGCGAGGAGAGATCCATCTGGACGCTGAATGATAGCATGGAGGCAGAgaaaagggaagagaaagaaaggccaGGGAAAGCGAGGAGAGGGCTCTTCTATTATATGCAAGAGCGAATCAACCGCAAGGGCCTTTCCTGGATGGACCGAGCAACTGGCGAGTACGAGGGAGTGAACCAAAAATATAGGTGGAAAATACGACCAAAGTGGATCGCCACACGAGATATAATCAGTCGATCGGTCACGAGAAAAGTGAATATGGAGAGCAGCTCCCATAAGGCGTGCGAAGATTTCACAACTTATTTATCAAACGCAGCCTGCCTGACTCCTGAGGCGGTGCTGGCGACTCCAGTCTTTGAACCATAAAACCAACAAAGGAGCAGACCATACACCAAGCCCAAACACTGCGCCGCCTGACCGGGGGCGGATCGCACGGAACGATCGCCTGCAAGCGGCAATGAGCTCATGGCCGGAGGTTTAATGTTGGTTTCGGTAATAAGCGAACTGGGTCTTTTGATGGGACGTTGGCGCATCGCCTTGTAAGTAGCGGAGTAGTattgacggcgacggcgacagCGAAGGCGAAGTGGTGGTTTGCCCCGCTGAATCAACTCCGATCCAACTTGGCCCCCGAatccttcttttccctgaGACGGTAAGCCTCGAAGGTATGAGGCGTGCATTTGTGTATGCAGACACAACCTCCCATTATTATCTTCTTTGTTGACCTCGTAGACTACATACACCACCATGTGTAGGAGGGCGGAAACCCAAAGCGCAGGGTCTGCTCATCCTGTCAGCGAGAGGAAGGCTGAAGACCAATGAAAGTTTGCACAGGCAGAAAGTTCAAAACTGTTTTCTGGAGCATCCAAGCGTGGAGCTAGAAACAGTTTCCTTCCTTGGTGGTTCGCAAGGCGATGCTATGCTATTGCTGTTGGTTGTTTGgacaaagaggagaagcagaaaatcCGCAGCAACACTGCCACCACGCCTTCTGCCTTGACTCCCTTTGTCAGCTCACCGGCGCCCTGCAGTGGTCCTTGGTGATTTTATTTTCTGGCATAAGAGAAGCACGCTTGTCAACATGAATTggtttctttcttttctttctttcttctttaatTTGTCGCTTCGTAACGTAAATACAGGACACAAAGACTTGAAGACCCTGAATACAGTAATAGAAGCGAGACACCACTCACAACGCGCACTAGGCTTCCCTTAAATGATGTTATACTTggagataataataagatatacgGTGTAGACTGTAGAGGATTCCTGGAGCTGCCCAAATGGCTCTTTCTCAATTTGATATCTGTCAGACCGCTGGGGGAAAGGTGTTCAAAGGAATACGGGAGATAAGCCTTCGCTCCATGGCCACTTAGccagggaaggaaaaggagcagGCCAAGAACAACAGTCGCAGCTTGGGATTCAGAATAAGACCAGGGATTGGAGCATTATTACCAGGACTTGAATAAAGTATCGATAGTCACACACGAAGAATTATGACATACAAATAGTCGACCTGTCATGGCCCATGGACAAGAAGGTCTTGTTGGAACTTGGCCCGGTGGTTCCAATGACGCGCAGCGTCAGCCACTGGACTGGCTTGAATATCATCATTTCCTTCGAAGAATCTTGCGATCAGACCGTCCAGCATCTGACGTGACCTTAGGCCTGACACTAGGCGCAGACAGGCAGGTACGCCCGCTACCTCGCTGGTGCCGCTACTACTACTAAGAATTCATGGCACTCACTGGAGAAAAGAATTAAGATTacctatatattattacttcgAAGAAATTGACCAGTATGTGAAGGACGTTCATGGTTTACATTAAATCGTATCCAGCCACCAAGACTGAGCTTCACAAAAACTCCGAAGCAATCCGGCAAGCCAAAGAAAATGTTCAAGAGAAAATCGAGAAAGATATCGAAATATAAGACTGAAGAATCAGATTACTCTCCCCAAACCACAACACTAAAACTGAAACGAAACCCCGGTCTGCACATGCAAACCCCGTTTCATCACCACAACCACGCTAGACACTTGGCCTGGCGCGGCCATCTTGAATCACGAGTAACCCAGGGCTATACTATTGACataaaagagaaaagaatcTATGCCAGGAAGATagcggcgacggcggcggcaccaGCGAAGCCGAAAGAGTTGGAGACAGCGTTGGCAGCACCAGTGAAGGTGGGGGGAGAAGGAGTGGCACTGCGAAGAAGGTTAGAAGCTGCGTATTGATATATGACAGACGTGAGAACTTACGAAGCCGAGGCGGTACCGGAGGCACTGCCAGTGGGGGCGACGCCAGTGGGGTTGCCAGGGATGACAGGCTTAGAGGTGGTGGGAGCAACGGTGGGGGTGACGGAGATGGTAGAGTAGGTGACGGTGGGGATGCAGGTGGTCACGGGGATGACGGAGATGCTTCCAGAGGGCTGCtcgggctgctggggctgctgaGGAACAACCGGAGAGCTGGCGGTAGGCTGAGCAGGGGGCACAgcgacgctgctgctgctgctgggggcCTCAGGGGCAACCGGAACGCTGGACTCGACGGGAGAGGTACCAGTGGGCTCAGCAGGGGCCGAAGTCTGAGCGGTGTTGCCAGGGCAGTCGGTCACAGTGGGAGCGCACGAGGTGATGGTAACATCCTCGGTCGAGTAGACGGTCTGGATGTCACCAGCAACGGCAAGgccggcgaagagggcgatGGTAGCAGCGGAGAAACGCATTTTGATTGATTTGGTCGTGGAAGAAAAAAACCGTCAAGGTAGTCTTGAGTTGTGAAGTTGGGGTTAAAGAATGTGGGTAGTTGGTTGTAAAAAGACTGGACGACCGTAGTCAAGTGAGTGATGCTTCAAGCAGGACGAAGTTTGGACTTGAGTAAGAAAGAACAGAAAGGAAGCGCCAGATGAAAGGGCGAAGCCGGGGGCTTTGTATCATCTGGGAGATTAGCCTGGGAGATCGCTCCAGGGACGCAATCGGCACAGGAGAGAGGGAGTGGAGAGGGTCACAGCGGTGTACTCGACCATGGGGCCGCGCAACCCCCTGAACAAACCCAATAACGGCGAGCCGGCCTCGTGCTCTCTTTGTGGTTGGCGGAGATCTATTGTCGCTTCCATGACTACCAGCCTGCTAGGCGACTAGTCCGTTGTTAGTTGGCCACCGTGAACAGTGTTGTCGCTCTCCTATTTCCCAGGAACCGGAGGTTGCATGTTGATCTTTGTCTATCAGTTCGGCTCTTTGTCTGTGAATGGCCAACCGGAGCGGGTAGTCGAACGATGGCCTCTCCTGAGTTGTTCTGGACTTTCAGCTTCTAATAGGCCTGCCCAATGCCGCACTGCTCTGCCTGGCGGCAACCAATTCCTCAGACAGTTCGCTGTCATCCAATTCAGCATCCTGATACCATCGTTGATTTGGGCGGCGGAGCTCCATCCTCCAGTCCTGCTTATTTTCAGGGGAAAGACCAAACGTTGTTCAAGCAGGCTTGGCGAGTGTTTCATCCTGGGCGGAAAGCCAATGGGGTCGCGTGCTGCGGGGACTCTTCACTCCGTTCCTGACACCATTGACCACGCCGCCCCACAGCAGCCCACTCTTGATTTTGCCATCAACCCGCCTGGCCAATcgtgcagcagcagacaaTGACTTCTCCGCCTGCCCCTGGTTCCAGTGTTGCCATTTATATCTCGAATAAATGGGGGCACCAAAGCAATTGCATTATTCCAAGTTAATTTCAGCCCAGCAGCGAGAAATTAAGGAAATCAATCGATAAAACAGGGAATTTTAATTGTTCGGAAGGACCGCCGATACATTTGTTGACGGGAAATGGGACTTGCACGGGGCGGGAGAAACATGGAGCACCACTGTTCGGTTGTTACAAGGTACCCCCCGCTTCTTCAATACACTTAATCCAGGCGTCATGCGTTGAAACCAAATTCAAAACAGGAAGAGGTCCTGCATATGCGGCAAAACCGCGGCCTTCGGCATCGGGTCGGATGGGAAATCTTTCATCTTACTGTAAGCTCTTGagtcttgagtcttgactcACAAACTCGGCAACGCCGCGTCAGAGGACAAGAAATGACCAGAAGAATGAGAGTTTCATGATTATTTTAGGCTGTCACTGAACTTGGCGGTTGGCCACACCGGCCTTGGTGCGCCTCTTCTGCGCACTGATTGCTTAATTAAAGCTTAGTGCTTTGACCTCGAGTAGACGACAATACCAACGAGGCAGACGCGGGCCAGGGTGTTCTCAAAATGTTCCTGCGATGAGCACTAGGCATATGGAGATTGAGAGCGGCCCTGCCTTCTGTTCTTATTCCTGCCAAAGCTATCATCAGGTCGTCCTCTCATAGTGATAGAGCCCTTGCGGAAGTGGATTTGTCCACCTTCGTCATCTAACTGAGTGAACTGGTCTTGGCGGATACGTGCCCCTAGCGGGAGAAACTTCAAGCAAGGCACGATCTGGTCAAACGATTGGAACAGTCAGTTATCCGTATAGTGAACTAGTCTTTCATGATTAATCATGAATCAATTCTGGTCAGGATTCATCAGACTGGCAGTCTGGCATGCGTTCGCGAGTAAACGAAGGAAACCATCCAAGCTCCACTGATCATCAGGGGAAGAGTTCTCTTTCTTGCCAACATCCTCCAAGAACTCTTCAAATGGAACTCAAGTCCGTCGTCGACTCCATATTAACAGGGGGGAAAGACAAGGAAGTGGCTTGAATGGCGTTGTTATTCTTAGAAACCGTCAATCTATCGCACCCTAAGTGCCGTAGTTCAGTCCAGACCCCGGATATCATTATTGAGAGAACCATGACAGTCCACGATTTCGCATGGCATGCCAATAAGAGGCTCGTTGGGAGTAAGAaaaagggggaaaaaaggcCTGGCCTTCGTTCCTAATTGATCCCGAATCCTGATGCACAAAGCGGCCTTTGTTTGCCGTATATACTGTACTCGCCCCAGATCCTTTTCCTCTGCAagttggagacttggagtCGACCTCGAAGAGCCGAAAACGAGGTCGCTGACAGCAACTGGTTTTGCTGGTTCGCTCGCCTAGGCGCCGAGGCTCGTTATCAAGTCACATTCGATTGATCGGATTGCAGTGGGGATTTGGGCAAGAGGATCGTCCTTCGCCGCGCGTCTCTGCCCACAACTTGTTGGGAGAGTGGTCACTGAGCAGTGAGCACTGAACAGTGAGATACAAAGCGTCAAGGCGAAAATATGGTGCTGGACCTGCTGGAAATTAAAGATGCTGGGATGAGCTGATGGGCGGGCGAAATGCGTGATCTTCAGGTACAATCCAAAGGTCTGAAACAGATTGCTCGAATAGAAGGCGTCACAAGGGCACTCGCCACAGCGCAGGGCTGTCGATGCGCGATACTCAATTTGGAGGCGAGGCTGAGTCTTGAGACGAGCCCGATGTCTTGTctgtcttcactcttcactcttcactcttcactcttcactcttcGACTCTTCGTATCTACTCCGTGCATGGAGAGACGAACTCCATGTCTCAGGTATCGACCGGCAAGCCGGCAGTAATATTCTTTGAGAAAGGGTAATACAGAGTACGCTGGATGAAATCATAGTGGTATTATAACatgggagttggagaagggagactgggagaggcacaagagtcaagagtcaagGACTCAAGACAGTGCGTCAGCTGGGGCCGGAGAATGCTTGGCCTCACAAGGCTGACTTGCTCTCTGCCATACGGCCTGCGCTGCTTCCTGGGAATACATCTGTCCTCTCATGTAAAAGAGAGGGGCTACaaagatgttgctgttgcaaCGTAGCAATACCGCTGCATCCTTGGGGTGTACAATCTAACCACTGCGTATTTCCTTCTGACGGACAACGTTTGTTTGATCATCGGATGGTGGTCTCCAGGATGAGGCGCAGCCGGTGGGGGAGGCAGGAAAGCCACAGTCGCGACTCCAGTGCGCAGCCTGAGTGGTGAAACATGTTCCTCTGACCTCGAGGGTCGGCGGCTCGGTGTCTCAGGTTGAGGATTCCGATGAAGTGTCAAAGATGGTGGCCGTGTTGATGATTTCATCGTAAGAGTTTTGATGGATGCCTAGCGGTGCCTTAGCAACAGCCATATCTCTCAACCAGACCAACTTTGAACAAGTGACAGCTTGACCGTTGACACATTCTTTGCGATTCGCAATTTACCATAAGCGCCCAGTTGAAGCCCAGCCTGGTCGTCTTGCATTCCTGGACCATCCAGAGTTCCAGACGGTTTGCAGCCAACGTGCAATCAACCGCCTGACTGAACGGCCCCCGACGCTCGTTCTCATCGCTCTCCCTcagtctcgccctcctccatACCCCCTCATCCTGCACCTCGCGCTCTGCCCTGTCCGGTCGTTTTTAATCCATCCATCGCTTCGACGGTTACTCGCCGTCGTTGCCGCCATCATTATTACCTCTCGCTATCACCACTGTTCTCTTTCGTCACTCGCTCGCTGGGGATTCGTTACCCGCCGTTGATCCCTCTTGTTGGCCCAACGCTTGCCGTTTCTTCTTTGATTCCCCTCCTCGCCCCTCATATCCATTCTTGCCTGAGCTGCCGTTCGCATTTCCTGCTGCGCATACCAGCTCTCCCATAATTTCCCCTAGCTCCGCGGCCTTGATCGAGCCCCTCTTTGCCTGCAACCGCCGCTTCTAGCCCCACGACCCTTTGttcccactcctccctcaCGACTCTacaccttcctcctttcctAATTTCGATACTTAGTCGCTGCCAGAAAACACCGCCGATCTGGCTACCACGACGGATCCTAACGAGTTGTTCTTGCCCGGTGAGAGGCAAAACAATCTCGCAATGTCTTCATCTCCCGTTCCCCTCCTCAAAGCTCCCGTCCCGGGCAATCGCGGCAATCCCAATAGTCCCCGGCCGCCTAAGCTTACCTTGGGCATCCCTCCCTCTGCCACGAGTCGTCCTGTCGCCGGTAATGGCGTTCCTGCCGCCTCAGATGCGCCCCAGCCACAACGTCCCTCTGGTCggccccctcctccccagctACGACTCGCAACCCCCATGGGCAGCACCCAAGATGTCCCCCCGCAGAGGAATGCTCGACCTATGCCACCACCCTTGGCGACAACTGGGCTGAACGACTCGAACGACCGCTCGCGTTCAGGGAGCTTTACCCATTTGGATGGAAAAGGCAGTGGCCccgcctccgcctcatcatccaattATTCAACCCTGTCGTTTGCTATGGGTCTCCGACAACCGCATGGAGGAACGCCGGACCCTTCATCAGCAATCAGCTCTGTGTATTCCGATCGCGAGGGTGGTGTGCAGATGGAACGAGATAACAGTGTGAACGGCCTGATCCCCGATTTAGACAAGCTGAGTCTGGAGAAAGGTCGAGCTTtggatgtcgaggatctGGATGACCAAGGGTGGCTGGCCGCCAGTGAACAGAAAAAGATTGTTGAGTTAGGCAGCTTGGGtgaaggagcaggaggagctgtCACACGATGCAAGCTCAAGGATGGGAAGACGGTATTTGCCTTGAAGGTGAGTTTCAGGGAAGTATCCCACGA
This sequence is a window from Aspergillus puulaauensis MK2 DNA, chromosome 6, nearly complete sequence. Protein-coding genes within it:
- a CDS encoding DnaJ and TPR domain protein (COG:O;~EggNog:ENOG410PHAJ;~InterPro:IPR011990,IPR001623,IPR036869,IPR019734, IPR013026,IPR018253,IPR001440;~PFAM:PF07719,PF00515,PF13176,PF00226,PF13181, PF13432,PF13174,PF14559;~go_function: GO:0005515 - protein binding [Evidence IEA]) — translated: MVHSKSFFGFSRSSHSPQPQKSSSSKSKSKSSSPSKSHSRSSSSASASAFAPRPRNPHRSSHDPDSHPLNLPPDELRRLSAMAAAAADPRSSMDIDSNDPRLGSPSEPAQTNGEQQPHQQSPTPPPHRSSGNTDEADSCKLAGNKFFKDGNYNRAIEEFTKAIELNSNSSIYRSNRAAANLAAHRYLEALEDAERADELDPGNPKILHRLARTLTSLGRPAEALEALDRIQPPASAADRQIATNMLRFINQAKDTLSENRGVSMVLYCVDQARQLLGRGVKEPRAWTLMTAEAQLKMATGNSFGKAQDIAVNMLRENNQDPDALLIRARAYYGLGETDQALKSLKICLGLDPDMSAAIKLLRMLQKLTRTKEEGNAAFKAKDYRKAIELYTQALNVDQANKDMNAKILQNRAQAYINLKEYDDAVNDCTEALRLDPTYLKAQKMRAKAHGGAGNWQEAVTDYKAVAEANPGEKGIREDIRRAEFELKKAQRKDFYKILGVSKDANETDLKKAYRKLAIKYHPDKNRDGEKGDEMFKEIGEAYETLIDPQKRAAYDNGEDLMDPADMFGGGGFGGMGGMGGMGGMGGMGGMGGMGGMGGTHINIDPSVLFNMMNGGGGGFAHAGGGHPFGGGGGGGQRGFPGGFPF
- a CDS encoding GPI anchored serine-rich protein (COG:S;~EggNog:ENOG410PXNI;~SECRETED:SignalP(1-25)), which translates into the protein MRFSAATIALFAGLAVAGDIQTVYSTEDVTITSCAPTVTDCPGNTAQTSAPAEPTGTSPVESSVPVAPEAPSSSSSVAVPPAQPTASSPVVPQQPQQPEQPSGSISVIPVTTCIPTVTYSTISVTPTVAPTTSKPVIPGNPTGVAPTGSASGTASASATPSPPTFTGAANAVSNSFGFAGAAAVAAIFLA